One segment of Niveibacterium microcysteis DNA contains the following:
- the secA gene encoding preprotein translocase subunit SecA codes for MIAGLLKKIFGSRNERLVRQYMSTVRAINALEPGIAALTDEQLRAKTDEFKQRHANGESLDKLLPEAFAVVREAGKRVHGMRHFDVQLIGGMVLHYGKIAEMRTGEGKTLMATLPAYLNALSGKGVHVITVNDYLASRDADWMGRVYGFLGLTCGCNLSQMTHEAKQAAYSCDITYGTNNEFGFDYLRDNMVYSTGERVQRGLNFAVVDEVDSILIDEARTPLIISGQADDHTDLYVKMNAVAPLLKKQEGEDENVTVPGDYTVDLKAHQVLLTEQGHETAEGLLAKAGLLAEGSSLYDPANILLIHHLYAALRAHSLYHRDQHYVVQNGEVVIVDEFTGRLMAGRRWSDGLHQAVEAKEGVQINAENQTLASITFQNYFRMYAKLSGMTGTADTEAYEFHQIYGLETVVIPTNRPMIRIDANDLVYRTAKEKYDAIIRDIKDCHERGQPVLVGTTSIENSELLSHLLDAQKLPHQVLNAKQHAKEAEIIVQAGRPGVITIATNMAGRGTDIVLGGNVEKQIALLREDASVPEEEKAAKIDALRAEWKVLHEKVIAAGGLKIIGTERHESRRIDNQLRGRSGRQGDPGASRFYLSLEDPLMKIFAGDRLNAIMVRLKMPEGEAIEAGIVTRSLESAQRKVEQRNFDIRKQLLEYDDVANDQRKVIYLQRNELLEANEIGETITAMRQGVLHDLFRTYVPAESVEEQWDLPGFERALEGEFQLKLPVAQWSKDDQSLSDDDLLRKIIEAADAAYAEKIAPVNPEAWRGFERNVMLNSLDTHWREHLASLDHLRQGIHLRGYAQKNPKQEYKRESFELFESLLSTVRIEVTRLLMTVQIRSEEQLEEAEPQPAPVDNVQYHHADYDEALAAADASSEARPMPAQGGVKVGRNDACPCGSGKKFKHCHGKLS; via the coding sequence ATGATTGCAGGCCTCCTCAAGAAGATCTTCGGCAGCCGGAATGAGCGGCTGGTTCGCCAATACATGTCCACCGTGCGCGCCATCAATGCGCTGGAGCCGGGCATCGCGGCATTGACCGACGAACAGCTGCGTGCGAAGACGGACGAGTTCAAGCAACGCCACGCAAACGGCGAATCGCTCGACAAGCTTTTGCCGGAGGCTTTCGCGGTGGTGCGCGAAGCTGGCAAGCGGGTGCACGGCATGCGGCATTTCGATGTGCAGCTCATCGGCGGCATGGTACTGCACTACGGCAAGATCGCCGAAATGCGGACGGGTGAAGGCAAGACGCTGATGGCGACCCTGCCGGCCTACCTGAACGCGCTGTCGGGCAAAGGCGTGCACGTCATCACGGTCAACGACTACCTTGCCAGCCGCGATGCGGACTGGATGGGGCGTGTCTACGGCTTCCTCGGGCTGACCTGCGGCTGCAACCTGTCGCAAATGACGCACGAGGCCAAGCAGGCCGCGTATAGCTGCGACATTACTTACGGCACGAACAACGAGTTCGGCTTCGACTATCTGCGCGACAACATGGTCTATTCGACCGGCGAGCGGGTACAGCGTGGCCTGAACTTCGCGGTGGTCGACGAAGTTGACTCGATCCTGATCGACGAAGCCCGTACGCCGCTGATCATCTCCGGTCAGGCCGACGATCACACCGACCTGTATGTGAAGATGAACGCCGTCGCGCCGCTGCTGAAGAAGCAGGAGGGCGAGGACGAGAACGTTACGGTGCCGGGCGACTACACCGTCGACCTGAAGGCACATCAAGTCCTGCTCACCGAGCAGGGGCATGAGACCGCCGAAGGGCTGCTGGCAAAGGCGGGCCTGCTGGCCGAAGGCTCAAGCCTTTACGACCCGGCAAACATCCTGCTGATCCACCACCTGTACGCAGCGTTGCGCGCGCATTCGCTGTATCACCGCGACCAACACTACGTCGTGCAGAACGGTGAAGTGGTGATCGTCGATGAGTTCACCGGCCGCCTGATGGCAGGGCGCCGTTGGTCCGATGGTCTGCACCAGGCGGTCGAGGCCAAGGAAGGCGTCCAGATCAACGCTGAGAACCAGACCCTCGCGTCGATCACTTTCCAGAACTACTTCCGCATGTACGCCAAGCTTTCCGGCATGACCGGTACGGCGGACACCGAGGCCTACGAATTCCATCAGATCTACGGCCTTGAAACAGTTGTGATCCCGACCAATCGCCCGATGATCCGTATCGACGCGAACGATCTGGTGTATCGCACCGCCAAGGAAAAGTACGACGCGATCATCCGCGATATCAAGGATTGCCACGAGCGCGGTCAGCCAGTGCTGGTCGGCACGACCTCGATCGAGAACTCCGAGCTGCTGTCGCACCTGCTCGATGCGCAGAAGCTGCCGCATCAGGTGCTCAACGCCAAGCAGCACGCCAAAGAGGCCGAGATCATCGTGCAGGCGGGCCGCCCGGGCGTGATAACGATCGCGACCAACATGGCAGGCCGCGGTACCGACATCGTCCTTGGCGGTAACGTCGAGAAGCAGATCGCCCTGCTGCGCGAAGACGCATCGGTGCCGGAAGAGGAAAAAGCGGCAAAGATTGACGCGCTGCGCGCCGAGTGGAAGGTGCTGCACGAGAAGGTGATCGCGGCCGGCGGCCTGAAGATCATCGGCACCGAGCGTCACGAGTCGCGGCGTATCGACAATCAGTTGCGTGGCCGTTCCGGCCGCCAGGGTGACCCGGGTGCATCCCGCTTCTACCTGTCGCTGGAAGATCCGCTGATGAAGATCTTCGCCGGCGATCGCCTCAACGCGATCATGGTGCGGTTGAAGATGCCGGAAGGCGAGGCGATCGAGGCGGGCATCGTTACGCGTTCGCTCGAGTCCGCCCAGCGCAAGGTTGAACAGCGCAACTTCGATATCCGCAAGCAATTGCTGGAGTACGACGACGTAGCGAACGATCAGCGCAAGGTCATCTACCTGCAGCGCAACGAACTGCTTGAAGCAAACGAAATCGGCGAGACCATCACGGCGATGCGCCAGGGCGTGCTGCACGACCTGTTCCGCACTTACGTGCCGGCCGAGAGCGTCGAGGAGCAGTGGGATCTGCCGGGCTTCGAGCGTGCCTTGGAAGGTGAATTCCAGCTCAAGCTGCCGGTTGCACAGTGGAGCAAGGACGACCAGAGCCTGTCGGACGACGACTTGCTGCGCAAGATCATTGAAGCGGCCGATGCGGCCTACGCCGAGAAGATCGCGCCGGTCAATCCGGAAGCGTGGCGCGGCTTTGAGCGCAACGTGATGCTCAACAGCCTCGATACTCACTGGCGCGAGCATCTGGCTTCGCTCGACCACCTGCGGCAGGGCATCCATCTGCGCGGTTACGCGCAGAAGAATCCGAAGCAGGAGTACAAGCGCGAATCCTTCGAGTTGTTCGAAAGCCTGCTCTCCACCGTTCGAATCGAAGTGACGCGCCTGCTGATGACGGTGCAGATCCGCTCCGAGGAACAACTGGAAGAGGCCGAGCCGCAACCGGCGCCGGTCGACAATGTCCAGTACCACCACGCGGACTACGACGAAGCGCTGGCGGCTGCGGACGCCAGCAGCGAGGCGCGGCCGATGCCGGCTCAAGGTGGCGTCAAGGTGGGCCGCAACGATGCGTGCCCGTGCGGGTCGGGCAAGAAGTTCAAGCACTGCCACGGCAAGCTCAGCTGA
- a CDS encoding DciA family protein produces MSRPPRARLIGTLVGGDSPLARLQEHARQLVRLQRQLDLQLPDYLQGAVAVANLQNGVLALHVQNATVAARLKMLLPRLREGLAAQGAQIEEIRVRVRLQKSTDARRPQPVREIDADVLAGLEHLKEQLSERSPLAAPLARLIERAARRRS; encoded by the coding sequence ATGAGCCGACCACCCCGCGCGCGCCTGATTGGCACCCTGGTCGGCGGCGATTCGCCGCTCGCGCGACTGCAGGAACACGCCCGCCAACTCGTACGCCTGCAGCGCCAGCTTGACCTGCAACTGCCTGACTACCTGCAGGGTGCAGTGGCCGTCGCGAACCTGCAGAACGGCGTCCTTGCTCTGCATGTGCAGAACGCAACGGTGGCTGCGCGCCTCAAGATGCTGTTGCCGCGACTTCGCGAGGGCCTCGCGGCGCAAGGCGCTCAGATCGAGGAGATCCGCGTGCGCGTTCGACTGCAGAAGAGTACCGACGCGCGACGGCCGCAGCCGGTACGCGAGATTGATGCGGACGTGCTCGCCGGACTGGAGCACCTGAAAGAACAGTTGAGCGAGCGGTCTCCGCTCGCCGCGCCACTGGCACGGCTGATCGAGCGCGCCGCGCGGCGCCGCTCGTAA
- the lpxC gene encoding UDP-3-O-acyl-N-acetylglucosamine deacetylase: MLGQRTLKTIVTATGVGLHSGIKVTLSLRPAAPDTGIVFRRVDLDPPVDLPASPYSVVDTRLCSGLQQGEAKIGTVEHLMSALAGLGVDNAYVDVDGPEIPILDGSAAPFVFLIQSAGIEEQGAPKRFLRVLKPVEVREGDKWVRLDPHEGFRLAFSIQFNHPAIDRTGTEVSVDFAEHSYVREISRARTFGFMHEVEYMRDAGLARGGSLDNAIVMDEYRVLNADGLRYGDEFVKHKVLDAIGDLYLAGHPLLAAYSAHKSGHALNNQVLRALLEDKTAWDIVSFDRDEDVPASLSRAFELHAAA, translated from the coding sequence ATGCTCGGACAACGCACGCTGAAGACCATCGTCACCGCCACCGGTGTCGGGCTGCACAGCGGCATCAAGGTAACGCTCAGCCTGCGCCCGGCAGCACCGGATACCGGCATCGTCTTTCGCCGGGTCGATCTCGATCCGCCGGTCGATTTGCCTGCTTCGCCCTACTCGGTCGTCGATACGCGCCTGTGTTCCGGCTTGCAGCAGGGCGAGGCCAAGATCGGTACTGTCGAACACTTGATGTCCGCGTTGGCTGGCTTGGGTGTCGATAATGCCTATGTCGATGTAGATGGCCCGGAAATTCCGATCCTGGATGGGTCGGCTGCGCCGTTTGTATTCCTGATCCAGTCCGCCGGCATCGAAGAGCAGGGTGCTCCGAAGCGGTTCCTTCGCGTACTGAAACCGGTTGAGGTGAGGGAGGGGGATAAATGGGTTCGCCTCGATCCGCATGAAGGCTTTCGCCTTGCGTTCTCGATCCAGTTCAATCACCCCGCAATCGATCGAACCGGCACCGAGGTCTCGGTCGATTTTGCGGAGCATTCATACGTGCGGGAGATTTCGCGTGCCCGCACCTTCGGCTTCATGCACGAGGTGGAGTACATGCGCGACGCGGGCCTCGCTCGTGGCGGCAGCCTCGACAACGCGATCGTGATGGACGAGTACCGCGTCCTGAATGCCGATGGATTGCGTTACGGCGACGAGTTCGTCAAGCACAAGGTGCTGGACGCCATCGGCGATCTCTACCTCGCGGGCCATCCCTTGTTGGCGGCCTACTCGGCACACAAGTCCGGCCATGCGCTCAACAACCAGGTTCTGCGCGCGTTGCTCGAAGACAAGACTGCCTGGGATATCGTGAGTTTCGACCGCGATGAAGATGTACCGGCTTCGCTTTCGCGCGCCTTTGAACTCCACGCCGCGGCCTGA